The Dyadobacter sandarakinus DNA window AACCACGATATTTTGCCCGTAAGCCTGTTCCTTGAAAGTGATCTGCAGGTTTATAAAGATGACTACGAGGAAGCTGAATTTGTTTTCACGCACCATCCCAAAGAAGAGCCTGTGGAAGGCAAATTTGTGTTTGCGGGCCACGTGCACCCCGTATTTACATCCTACGGCCGTGGTCGCCAGAGCGTAAAGCTGCCATGCTTTGTGGTAGACAAGTACCAGGCAATCCTGCCGAGCTTCGGGGTTTTTACGGGTGGTTTTCAAATGGATCTTGCTGTCAACCGCAAGATTTACATCACTACCGAAACCAAGGTATTTTCAGTTTGCTGAAAAACGCGGTTCCTGCCCGGAGGCTTCGAGTACCAGGTGGCGGCTGATTTCGCTGATGAGGTCGCCTGCCTTGAAAGGCTTGGTTACAAATCCGCTGAAATTGCATTGCGCAATCTCGGGTGTCTGCACCGCAAATGTATCCGCCGTAAGCGCGATTACAGGAATGTGTGCCTTGTGCAGCATAGATGACTGAATCTTTTTCATAGCCGTAATACCATCCATAACGGGCATTTGAATATCCATCAGGATAAGGTCGAAATCATTTTCAGCCAAGGCTCCCAGCAGCTCTTTCCCATTGCTGCAGATGGTATAGCCCGCCTCCCATTTTTCAAGCAGGTGTTTGAGCAGAATCTGGTTGGCGAGAATGTCCTCGGCTGCCAGGATGCGGTAACCTTTGAGGGAATGTACCACGGGATTATCTGTTTTTTCTTCCCGGTAAGAAGTATCGCCTTTTCCAAAATTAAGTGTAACCGTAAATACCGACCCCTTTCCCAGGGTACTTTCCGCCTTGATCGTGCCGTCGAGCAGCTCGGTGAGCTGGCGGGTAATCGTCAGTCCCAGGCCGGTACCGCCGAAAAACTTGTTGGCGTCATTGTGATGTGCCTGTGAAAAACTATCGAAAATAGTATTCATTTTATCTTCCGAAATCCCGATACCCGTGTCCGCTACCTCAATGCGGATATCTGCATTGTTGCCGTAATCCTTATCCAGGTGGAGTGAAATGCGCACACAGCCCTCTTCGGTAAATTTCAGTGCATTCCCTACCAGGTTGACCAGGATCTGGTTCAGCCGGTGCGGATCACCCAGTAGGATTCCAGGTACATCATCGTCTACACAAAAGAAAAGGTCCACATCTTTCTGCGTAGCCCTGATTCTGAACGTATCGACGAGGTAAGCGATCCGGTCGCGGATATCGAACTCAAAACGGTCCAGCTTGAATTTACCCGCCTCAATTTTTGAAAAATCAAGAATATCATTGAGGATCACCATGAGGTTATCCGCCGAGTACTTAATGGTATTCAGGTACTGCCGCTGCTGGCTGTCGAGCTGGCCCACGAGGAGCAGGTCCGTGAAGCCTACGATGGCGTTCATCGGTGTGCGGATCTCGTGGCTCATGGTCGAGAGGAAGTCTGACTTGATACGGGTAGCCTCCTCGGCGGCCTGCTTCGCACTTAGCAGCTCCTGCTCAGCCAGCTTGCGGCCGGTGATATCAATGGCCGTACCGAGTACCTCCTTTACTTTTCCGCCCCCATTGCGCCGGAAAGGTACTTCGCGGGTCAGTATCCACACGTCGGAGCCATCGCGGTGTTTGAGCCTGAACTCCTTTTCAACAACTTCCGAATCCCGCACCCACTTGCGCATGCGGCTGTAATGTTCTTTAAACAGGCGATGGTCCTGCGGGTCAATAATGCCCGAAAAACCATTGCCCATATCAGGTACAAGCCCATCGGTATAACCGAGAATGTTCCAGATCTGCCTGTTATGAAAAATCTCTGTCCAGTTTTCAATGTCAATGACATACATGATATTGGGCGAGAGCAGGGCAATTTTATTGATGAATGCATCCTTTTTGGCCAGCTCGTGCTCTGCCTCCACGCGTGCCTGCTCGGCAAAGATCATCTGGCTTATCGTGTGAAAAACCTTGATCAGCCGTTCGGGATTTATTTCCGATTTGGGAAAATAGTCCATTGCACCAGCCTTCATCATCTCCACGGCGATTCGCTCGTCACCCTGGGAAGTGAGCACCACCACCGGCAAGGCAGGCGCCATTTTCTTCATTCTTTTGAGCAGTTCCAATCCGTTGGTCCTGGGCAGCTGGTAATCCAGAAAAACACAGCCGGGCTCCCAGGATGTGAGTGCCGATAGTGCCTCTTCAGCATACCT harbors:
- a CDS encoding response regulator; this encodes MTPLKVLLVEDDAIDAMEFMRAVRKSQVQIGEVKTCRYAEEALSALTSWEPGCVFLDYQLPRTNGLELLKRMKKMAPALPVVVLTSQGDERIAVEMMKAGAMDYFPKSEINPERLIKVFHTISQMIFAEQARVEAEHELAKKDAFINKIALLSPNIMYVIDIENWTEIFHNRQIWNILGYTDGLVPDMGNGFSGIIDPQDHRLFKEHYSRMRKWVRDSEVVEKEFRLKHRDGSDVWILTREVPFRRNGGGKVKEVLGTAIDITGRKLAEQELLSAKQAAEEATRIKSDFLSTMSHEIRTPMNAIVGFTDLLLVGQLDSQQRQYLNTIKYSADNLMVILNDILDFSKIEAGKFKLDRFEFDIRDRIAYLVDTFRIRATQKDVDLFFCVDDDVPGILLGDPHRLNQILVNLVGNALKFTEEGCVRISLHLDKDYGNNADIRIEVADTGIGISEDKMNTIFDSFSQAHHNDANKFFGGTGLGLTITRQLTELLDGTIKAESTLGKGSVFTVTLNFGKGDTSYREEKTDNPVVHSLKGYRILAAEDILANQILLKHLLEKWEAGYTICSNGKELLGALAENDFDLILMDIQMPVMDGITAMKKIQSSMLHKAHIPVIALTADTFAVQTPEIAQCNFSGFVTKPFKAGDLISEISRHLVLEASGQEPRFSAN
- the pdeM gene encoding ligase-associated DNA damage response endonuclease PdeM, with protein sequence MQIEIREHHFLLLTQKAVFWQETQTLLIGDLHLGKITHFRKAGIAVPNQAAANNFQRLNEIVRETGATRIIFLGDLFHSQYNSEWETFREWRNEHHYIEMIIVIGNHDILPVSLFLESDLQVYKDDYEEAEFVFTHHPKEEPVEGKFVFAGHVHPVFTSYGRGRQSVKLPCFVVDKYQAILPSFGVFTGGFQMDLAVNRKIYITTETKVFSVC